A genome region from Lucilia cuprina isolate Lc7/37 chromosome 3, ASM2204524v1, whole genome shotgun sequence includes the following:
- the LOC111678169 gene encoding T-complex protein 1 subunit beta: MEMSLNPVRVLKNEAQEEKAEMARLSSFIGAIAIGDLVKSTLGPKGMDKILVSHGREAGKVSITNDGATILRSVGVDNPAAKILVDMSRVQDEEVGDGTTSVTVLAAELLREAEKLIDQKLHPQIIIAGWRMATKVAREALVQSSQDNSANDAKFKEDLLNIARTTLSSKILHQHKDFFANLAVDAVLRLKGSGELHAIQIIKKSGGTLDDSFLDEGFLLDKKPGVHQPQRIENAKILIANTPMDTDKIKVFGSTIKVDSLAKIADLELAEKEKMKDKVQKILNHNCNVFINRQLIYNYPEQLFADAGVMAIEHADFDGIERLALVTGGEIVSTFENPALVKLGECDLIEQVMIGEDTLLRFSGVKMGEACSIVIRGATQQILDEADRSLHDALCVLAATVKESRIIYGGGSSEALMANAVLKKAAETAGKEAIAMEAFARALLALPTAIADNAGYDSAQLVSELRAAHAQGKTTAGLDMEKGKVGDMKELGITESFAVKRQVLLSASEAAEMILRVDNIIKCAPRRRVPDRGYC, from the exons atg gAGATGTCATTAAATCCTGTACGTGTTCTCAAAAATGAGGCACAAGAAGAAAAAGCCGAGATGGCTCGTCTGTCTTCTTTCATAGGAGCCATTGCTATTGGAGATTTGGTTAAGAGTACCTTGGGCCCTAAAGGTATGGACAAGATCTTGGTGTCCCATGGTCGTGAAGCTGGTAAAGTCAGTATAACCAATGATGGTGCCACTATTTTGCGTTCTGTTGGTGTTGACAATCCTGCAGCCAAAATTTTAGTCGACATGTCCCGCGTCCAAGACGAAGAAGTCGGTGATGGTACCACTTCTGTCACAGTTTTAGCTGCTGAACTTTTGCGTGAAGCCGAAAAACTCATTGACCAAAAACTTCATCCACAAATTATTATTGCTGGTTGGCGTATGGCCACCAAGGTTGCTCGTGAAGCTCTTGTCCAATCTTCTCAAGACAACTCGGCCAATGATGCTAAATTTAAGGAAGATCTTTTGAATATAGCCCGCACAACATTGTCCTCCAAGATTTTACATCAACACAAAGACTTCTTTGCTAATTTAGCAGTAGATGCTGTTTTGCGCTTGAAGGGCTCTGGTGAATTACATGCCATTCAAATTATTAAGAAGAGCGGTGGTACTTTGGATGATTCATTTTTGGATGAAGGTTTCTTGCTGGACAAAAAACCTGGTGTACATCAACCACAAaga ATTGAAAACGCTAAAATTCTCATTGCCAACACCCCTATGGATACTGACAAAATCAAAGTTTTCGGCAGTACCATTAAGGTCGATAGCTTAGCTAAAATTGCTGACTTGGAATTGGCCGAAAAAGAGAAAATGAAGGATAAAGTACAAAAGATCTTAAATCACAATTGTAATGTATTCATCAATCGTCAGTTGATCTACAATTACCCCGAACAATTGTTTGCCGATGCTGGTGTTATGGCTATTGAACATGCCGATTTTGATGGCATTGAACGTTTGGCTTTGGTCACCGGTGGTGAAATTGTATCTACTTTTGAAAATCCCGCATTGGTTAAATTGGGTGAATGCGATCTAATTGAACAAGTTATGATTGGTGAGGACACTCTTTTGCGTTTCAGTGGTGTTAAAATGGGTGAAGCTTGCAGCATTGTTATTCGTGGTGCTACACAACAAATTTTGGATGAAGCTGATCGTTCATTGCATGATGCTTTGTGCGTTTTGGCTGCCACAGTTAAAGAATCACGTATTATTTATGGTGGTGGTTCCTCAGAAGCATTGATGGCCAATGCAGTATTGAAAAAGGCTGCTGAAACAGCTGGCAAGGAAGCCATAGCCATGGAAGCCTTTGCAC GTGCTCTTTTGGCTTTACCCACTGCCATTGCCGACAATGCTGGCTACGATTCCGCCCAATTGGTTTCTGAATTGAGAGCTGCTCATGCCCAAGGCAAAACCACAGCTGGTCTTGATATGGAAAAGGGCAAAGTGGGTGATATGAAAGAATTAGGCATTACAGAATCATTTGCCGTCAAACGACAAGTCCTTTTGTCTGCCTCTGAGGCCGCCGAAATGATTTTGCGTGTTGATAACATTATTAAGTGTGCACCCAGAAGACGTGTACCCGATCGTGGCTACTGTTAA